Within the Vanacampus margaritifer isolate UIUO_Vmar chromosome 8, RoL_Vmar_1.0, whole genome shotgun sequence genome, the region AGAAAATGCGGAGCTGATGTCAAGGGATTTTTATCACTGTCTCTCTCCAAGCCTTCTTAATGAGCCGCCATCAGTTTTGGATCTAAGTAGGTATAGGAAAGCAAATATTGTCggtcattgaagactctaaatcctctcacccaaagtcggCTGGAATAGACCGCAGCCCACCTTGGACCCAAATGAGACCGAGTGCTAGCGAAAATTCAAATGGACAGATTTTTATAAAAAGGCATTATCAAGACAACATTcacattctttatttttgtgttccAGGGTCAAACCGAGCCCCTCGACAGACCAATTTGTTCCTTTGACCCAGATGGGCTCATTTTTGCCGCTGGAGTGGATTCACAGTCCATTAAACTGTATGATGTCCGCGCTTTCGCCAAGGTAAGTTAAGTAAGTTGGGCAGCGAGCTAGCAACGGGTACGATTTAGCAGTTATTTCAAACCTTGACTTATTAAAACCACTGTAAACTGTAATCAGCCCGTTCCAAATATGTAGTCATAAATTAGTTGGTTTGCGCCAAtatgactacatttcccatgattcttcagcacggaagcaggaagtaattGTAGTTCTGGTATGACACTAAAATGTACACGTGCTAGCCATCGGACATGAATGAAAATTTGAGCgtgaaatgaatagaaagaaatttaaatttaaattgaagAGGCTTTCATTGaacaaaatgtcaatttaaaaaacttacagctgattttctgtttgtttttttcctctctcttttgTGAAAGGGTCCTTTTAAGTCCTTTGAATTGAGGCTGAATCGCATCTGTGACTGGACCGGACTGAAGTTCAGTGATGATGGCAAACAGATTCTCATCTCAACCAACGGTGGGATCATCTGCATCCTGAACTCTTTCACTGGAGACACGATGCACAAGTTCTCTGTAAGAGCATTCCACGCCTGCTTTGACTCTATGCAATCACATAATCATTGAACTTGTGCACCATTGCTCATTTCTAgggctacaacaacaacaaaggctTAAAACTGGAGGCATGTTTCACCCCCGACTCCCAGTTTGTCATGATCGGTAAatccttttgttttctctctccctctctctctctctctgaaagAATTACCATGTGCCTTAAACACACCTTCTGCTCTCCCGCTATAGGCTCAGAGGATGGGAGAGTCCATGTTTGGAGCATAGAGAACGAGATGAAGGTCGCTGTGTTGGATGGTAAACATCCGGGACCCATCAGCGCCATACAGTTTAACCCCAAATACATGACTTTTGCCACCGCTTGCAAAAACATGGTAAGATAATGAGTGCATAGCGCATTATTCGATCATGCGCACATGCTAATTTGACGAATGTAAACACGTGTATTGGTGTACAATGGGGTTTTGATGGATCAGCATGGGGACCTAGCGATTAGCATGTCTGTCTTACACTTCTTAAGTTCGTGATTCGagtctcatcttttttttccttttttttttttttgcttgtgctTTTCTTATATTTGAGGATATAATTGGATATTTTGCGTTTTTCGTCAAATATTTCCTCACGCTTGAGGCACCGCTTTTGCTGGCAACTAATGGACTTCAAGCGATAAGCCTAATTTTACATGGTTGAAATCGAGGTGTTGGCTACTCGATTCAACTCCTAGTATCCATAGCAACCTActtttgtgtactgtatattgtgatTCACGTTCTTTCTAATTGCGCCCTTTCTTCTTGCCCTCTCCACAGACATTTTGGCTGCCGAGTGTTGACGACatgtaaggttttttttatagttCAAAATCAAcctattttgtattttagtatttttggaATCTATTTAACTTTGTAATGTGTGTGCACAATGTGCCAACATCAGACACTTTATTGTTTCATTTAAACCGTTTTTAACCTCAGGCTACATTtttgtatactgtactgtattttatcatgttttacgtaaagattttaaatttttttattttatttttttaaaacatccacactcatttttaattgtattcttTAAACACAGTTTGGATTTAATTTTTACCAGTGTGTCTTCATTTGAATGTTGAagatttattgtaaaaaaacaaataaaaaatgtttttttactttgtgatAATCCTGGGCtgaccattatttttttttaaaaacaacaacaacaacctgcaAATCATACCTATTTATTATCGTGATTAATTTTCCCACAGACTtaagataaatatttttgtttaattcaaataggttaaaaaaataaattaaaaaaagctgAAATAATAACATAGTCTGTTATCATTTCATAATTTTGCACAAaatatagttatttatttatttttctgcaaaCCTTTGCTTTCAGAATTTTGGGCCAAAAAATTACTACTTTTGAACTGTTATTACAGAGTCAACTCAATAATTTGTACTTGAACAAATGAGCCATCTTTGATTTTTATCAAATCTGGTAGTTTACGAAAACTTAAACAAATTTCagctttaatttgtatttttcaaaatgatttttttagtgCAAGAGTCAACACAGAATCTTTAAGCATATCTCATTAGATGTAATCTTTTTATGTGATTTTAATAGCTGTGTGTGCGACAGTGTGGGGTGGGAGGCTgttcatattaaaaatgtatgaatgcttGGGTTATGTACTCACCCctaaattaataatacatgATCCTGTCACAGGTTACCTCACTACTAGacacttttgtgtgtgcatgtgtgtgtgtttgcgcccTAACTAGCACAATTTGTTTCTTGGTTGCCAATTTGCAAGGCATTTAACCCCAACCTGCTTAGGCATGTCCTTAAaaatgacatactgtacatgagtTTGTATAAGTTCTGAATCTTTGCACGTTTTTAGtcattatcttcaaacatgtttaactcattcactgccattgacggctatagacgtcaaaaaatcatttaaactatttctattagttcatttttttcccacttttgttaacaagaatatgaaaacctagaaaaaaaatattgtacatttagaacagatagaaaattcgtgattaatcgtgagttaactatcgaagtcatgtgattaattacaattataaaaattaattgcctgacgcccctaatttttaataatcttttcttttttttcaacaaaaaaaaaagaatattaaaaaattgtctaggttttcatactcttgttaaaaaaaaaatgttaaactaatggaaattgttaaaaaaaaaaattgttataaaGGAGCAATAAAATATCCTCGCAGGTCAGTGACACAAGAACAACACTTGGGCACACCTTTTGATCTCCAAGCCATGCCGGCAGACTCTTGAGGCTGTGGTCAGTGATACACTGGGTGGGGGGGTTTAGATCAGTGGTCAGGCTGCCATATCCACTGACAGGCGCAATATTACTCATCCGCCGCCCAGTTCCGCAGATTGCGTTTCAGGTGTGAAGAATCTCCAGCGTCCCCTTCAGAGTTAGTGTCACTCGGTGCGCGCGGGTCTGCCATCAGCGGACGGTCGACTTCCTGCAGAGCCAGACGAGCGAGGACAGAGACGGATCTGGAGCTGCTCCTTCCAGAAACTGACTGCCAAAACATGTCACACCAAACTGGGATCAACggtatgcacatttttttttttacgtttgtttacaattttgtcatttaatataTACTGGACTATTTAAAATGTACCATGGCAAAGAATTCAACCTCATACAGCTCTATCtcattatattatttaaaaataatttcaaaaagtTAAGCTAACCTTGGAGTGTGACTTTCTACCTGTTGTGAAACGAATTGTTTAATTCCAGTGAGGACTTCAGCAATTCAATTGTCCTACATTTAAATTCcttattttgaaggttttgcATATATACAGAATACATTTTGGTAACAGGAGCACAAAGAGCTGGTTGGCCTAAAGCACACCTCTCTCACCCGATCGTACATTATTCATGAGAGTGCTGTGTTTGGTAACTATGGTGACCCATAACACATCTCCAGATCTTGTTTTCAGTACCAAAGTCATTGGTTTGGAATTTTAGGGATTGAAGCAAGTGTTTTTGTcgatttaaatattattttttcgtCATCATTTAACAATTCAATTTGAGTCGCTTTGCTGGGTCGTGTGACTCCGGCCTGGATCATATGTTGTCACTGTGGTGTCTCAGCTTCTTGTGTTGTCGCCAACCTAATGTTAAATAGAtgcaatttcatattttaaaagaaGGTAGGGCAACTACCACTGGAATATTTTCTCTTACAATgctattgactttttttttatcttgtaaaTTGAACAGGTGAATGAAGCACAAGTGAGCGTTCCGCGCAGATGattggctgattttgcaaggcccacaggatattgtgttctattgatataaaaacatgaacctaccaaaagaaagattagagtttcttctttcatcaggaaaaaaaagtatatttgtatctgttctgtctttgtagcaattagcattagaatatagctaagttacgTCAATATTCTCATTCcaggtgaaaacactgacaaaaagagcttgttgcaacatggccctggttgatctcttatactctgctgccacctgctggcgtttttttttgataactgccattgctttaaaccACATCTTCATGTCAAAacctgtaaaaaacaaaacattaaaaacaaacaaacgtgtaaacacgtttttgggagtgaatgaaaaagtaaaaaaaaaaaaacgtttttacatgtgtttggatttgaatgagttaatttcttAATAGTATCACTTCACTGGGGTCTGAAGTTAACTCATCACTAAAGTGAttgcttgcaagtcaaagcaaaaaacaaacaaacacatctaTGCGTCGAGGTAccacagtaaataaatacagcacTATTTACATTATGCCTGCTATACTTGTGGTCACTTTAGCAACATCTGAGCTTAAAGACTTCCTGGCCCAAGCAAGGGGGGGTGCCATGAGGATAATGAAGATCGTCATCCAAAATGGTAACCACGCCTTGTTTATTTAGAGAATTTGGAGACATTTGATaactatttgattttttttgtccgcAGAGGAGTTGGTGCTCGAGTCGTGCGGACAGCCGGCACAAAGCTGGGACCAGGATTACGACCACTTCCTGTTACCTCTACTCACGCCACAGGAGCCGTGCTACATCCTCTACCGGCTGGATTCCCAGAATGCACTAGGATACGAGTGGATCTTCATCGCCTGGTCACCCGACCAGTCACCAGTAGGTCCCGACGATGCATTGTCGCTCAGGCCCAATTACAACAGGCGGATTGTGAAAGTATCTATTCTGATTCTATGATAAGTGGGCGGCCAGTCCAGATCAATCCGTGCCTGACCCAAAGTCGGCTGGGATTGGTTCCGGCCACCTGCGACTCCgaacaaaaaatgtcacactATCGCAAACATCAGCCTTAGAAGGAAATTGTGCCTGCTTTAAAATTGGTAGAAGTAGTTGCCATTCTGTTCtcagcagggttattatagttttggaacttttcattttagttagtttttatttcattttggtttttaaatttagttaggttttatttttggtggtggttttgtttttttaaattagttttagtttttttcataaatgattaattttagtttagtcatagttagttttaggtttaaaaaatgtattacttgtgcgctacatttaaaaaacacaataggagcaacgtcatctgaaggtgcttttctattggctgctgcttgatgacgtcacttttgtgtgacacactttcaaatgccTTAAAATCAcgtttaaaatcatccccaaaggctcatgcattaaattcattaccaaagactaaaacgaaggacatttttgctataattatagttaattttagttagttttgtaaacataaaatgtgttttcagttagttttcgtttttaaaaagcattttcgtttttttttttatttctttaacaacattgttttttgaattttagttttttcgttaaaTAACCTTGGTTCTCAGTGAatataaaaagtgtacacacccctgttcaaatgtcaggcttcatttcaaattatttcaaaactttttacgCCATTAATGAACTCAAATCTTTTAGAGATGGGAAGTAAACATTAGCAATTCTAATactgtggttgcataagtgtgcacacccacttataactggggatgtggctgtgttcaaaaTGAGCTAATTACATTCAACTcctgttaaatgggagtcagcatacAAATGCTCTTGATtaaccctaaataaataaaatttaatctgTTCAaggaggcttttcctgacatttttgtggtCACATCGTATACCTACCGCTAACAGTCTGTGTATATATGGTATAGTGAATTTATGTGGCATGCAGGTTAGACAGAAGATGGTGTACGCCGCCACTCGTGCCACATTGAAGAAAGAATTCGGAGGAGGGTACATCAAAGACGAGCTGTTTGGCACAGTTGAggttagtaataaaaaaaaaaagatggccgaTGCCCCCTCCTTGTAGTAACCTTCTTCCATTGTCTGCAGGATGACGTTTGCTTCCAGGGTTATCTGCGTCACATGACCTCCTGTTGTTCTCCGGCACCTCTCACAGCAGCCGAACAGGAACTACAACGAATTCGAGTCACAGAGGTGAAGTtgggaggagaagaaaaagtgaattttaatttcatttcatttcattttctgagTGTGTATCTTTTCTCTGCAGGATAAAGTTGTATGGGTAAgtttgcattttgtgtgtgcgtgcatgtgtgtgtgtgttatgaatTTTGAActgcacactttttttgtttttcgcaGGATGAGCGTAGACGAATTGGGATTCCACGTGCAAGAGTATGTAACATtatgtaaaaatacttttatacaTATTATACTGTTATAAACCTCAGCAGTTTGATGCGATAtataaaattctaacaaataaATTGATTAAAGTTAGTGTTAAAGTTTAGTATGCAAATATGGTAGTGGAATGTCCATATAAATCATCATTTGcaagttgaaatgaatgaaaatgccattaagTCGTTCAACATTATGCTCCTGGTGTGTGcactttggccaccagggggcgatATAATACAGCAATAGAGGCGCACACACAAGGAACACTTTCGCCATTGACTCTATTAATATTAACATTAATCATTTTtcacagaagataaagaatatttCTATGTGAATATTGTTACATTTCTGCCCACGTGTTTCTTTACCATTcgtgttcaaatatctgttgcttaAATGGTTATAATCCCGCA harbors:
- the LOC144056507 gene encoding WD repeat-containing protein 82-like, coding for MIITDSVLRSFRIARTYQENNEKVNCVVYSPDGENAISTSNDDSIVLYDMTIGRPVQRVHSKKYGADLIRYTHEDSHKVIYSSNKMDDTIRYLSLIDVKYIRYFSGHTAKVTALSMSPVAKMFISGSLDKTIRIWDLRTENVQGQTEPLDRPICSFDPDGLIFAAGVDSQSIKLYDVRAFAKGPFKSFELRLNRICDWTGLKFSDDGKQILISTNGGIICILNSFTGDTMHKFSGYNNNKGLKLEACFTPDSQFVMIGSEDGRVHVWSIENEMKVAVLDGKHPGPISAIQFNPKYMTFATACKNMTFWLPSVDDM